AAAATTGCATCATTTGTTAATTCTTCACTCCCATAGGTAGCGAAGACTGAATCAGCAGATTCTGACCAACAAATTCTGCGAGAAGAAAAAATATACCCCTGCTTTACCTCATTATTACATTCAGGACATCTTATAGTATCGTTCATATGTAGTCACGCCACCTCTCGCTTTTCCTTTTAGTCATCTACTTTTTTATCCCAAGCATCACTATTATGCTTTGTTAAATCCATTATTCTTCCCCCCAATAGTAAAGAAATAAACCTTCTTATAATAATGGTTTAAGTACTCCTTAACACTCTGGCCCGATTGAAACCTAACCCCTGTTCCACAATTGCACCCGTTTGTTTTACTGTGGCAAAATTTTATTGGTCCATAAATAGTTTACAAATTTTAATACCTGGCCATTTATTTCAAATTCTTCACCATTGGATTCCGTTTGCTCAAATCCGTTTTTCTCTAATACTTTTTTGGATGCTATATTATTGGTTGTTGTTTTTGCCTTAACCTGTTTTAAATCCAGGTCTGTAAAAGTTTCAAGTAATAATCCCAATGCTTTTTTAGCAACACCTTTTCCTGTATGGGATTTTCCCACTCTATAACCAATATGACCTGAACCTTGGGATTTTTCAATGTCCACTAAGTTCATCCTGCCAAGAATTAAACCATCTATATTTTTTATCAAATAAAAATGTGATAACCCTTGGGATTGTTCATCCAGTAAGGCTTTATTCCTTTTTCGGAAGATATCAAAGTTATAGTAGACATTCCCACGACTTGGTACCATTTCCTCAAAATAAGCCCTGTTTTCAAGTTCAAATTCAAATAATTGTTCAAAATCTGCTTCGTGTAATTTCTCGATAGAAATATCCATAATCATCACATCCAGATCAATATTATTTTTCACATAACAAGGAATATCCTGCAACTAGCCTAATATTTGGCCTAATAATCACCAACTTGGTAGTTTATTAATTTCCGACAAAATCTCTTGTGCAATATCCCTAACGTTTACTTTATAAACAACCTAGCTCTTTTCTTCCTCTTTTATAACCTTTGCAATATCTTCACATTTTTTATAGCCCAAATATAGTGTTTAGAGGTGTTTGCTGCAAAATAACTATATAAATTACTTGTTTTTGTCCACTTATAGTATTTTTTTGTCATGATTTCTTCATTGGTATGTAATTTAATTAGTTCCGTCACCCAATATAAGTTATTTAGAACGTTTAGTTACATCTTTCAATCGTTTTCTTGCACCATTTGAATCATTTGTAATTGGAATTTGTGGAAGAGCCTTAGCTAATCCGTATAAAGGCATGTTTCCATAGACAGATTCGTAGTTTTTCTTTTTAATTTGATAACTTTCATGATAAATGCCAACTGCTTTATTGTTCCCGACCTTTCGATTAAAATCTCTCCACGCCGTTAAATGCTTTTCTTCTCTGGCATACGCTAAAAGATCTTCCATGGAACGCCAATATTGGATCATGACAGTAGTTTTCAATCCAAAGAAGCTTTCCATAGACAAAAATCCAAGCTCATCCTGATATGTATACAATTCTTTAATCATCGGTGGCATTGCAGTAAAAACCGGAAACCATTTATGAATAGCAAGCCATTTATTGATACGCATCCCAATAATGAAAACTACAATATCATTATCATTTTCTGTTGTATAACGACCAGTAAATACTTGTTTCCCCATTGTCTACCCTCCCCTGATTGCAGAAGAAGCCCACATATTAACTCAATTGTATCAGAATTTTTCATAAATTATCGGACTTCATTTAATTATCAAGACCTAAATTATTATAAAAAGTCAAAAAATAAAGAACGACACATATTAATCTTATAATATGCGTCGCTCCTTTATTCCCTGTTCCACAAGTGTTCGTTTCTGGAATAATACTCCTACACACATAAACATTTCTTAAAAGGAAATCTTAAGTTTAAACCGTGTGAAAGGAATGACGATCATGAAAAAAATCGTTATTGCCATTTGTTTAACACTTGGAATTTCAATTACTTTACACCCCTTTTGTTCTTTGGCAGAAAACATAAATACCGATAAACCATCAAAGGCACTACTGTACCATGACATAGTTATTTCAATGCTTCTGCCTAAAATTCAAAACAAGATTAATGAATTTTACTCGGCGATACTAACGAGATATCCAAACGTTTACCCATATATGGTTTATGTTGAAAATATAAAGAGGCTGGATAACTTTCGTGGTTTTATTTTTTCAATAACAGTAAAAGTCAATCCTGTCGTTGGCCCGCATATTTCAGTGGGAACAGACAAAATGACTTTTAAAATTGACGGTTCAAGGGTGAGACTCACAAAGTTTAACCACATAAAGACTGAAAAGCTTCCCCCACACTGGCAACACATTGTTAGATGAAGGGGATTTCTAAAGCAGAACAAAAGCAGTCCCTCATTCACCAAAATGGCTATTATAAATATTACAGGCGTTAACACTTATTCCGATAGCGTACCTTGTAGAATATAAGATAAAAGAAGGAGCAAATCTAAAAGAGGTTAAGAAATTAGCCTTTGACTCTAAATTGCTACTGTTAGATGGTGTGGACATTATTAAAGAATTTCAATTGAATAAGTAAAATTAAGCATTATTCCCCTTACACTTCACCATGAATTAAGGGGATTTTTTTAAAGATCTCTTAAATAAGATGCCCTTTGTTCTGGCTAATCGCCCTGTAACGGAACATTTTCTTAGTAAAGAGCGTGATTGGCCGAAATTACGGCGAAACTTTGATCGCTTAGTATCCCACCATTTCCGAAATGAACATGATGGAAAATGATGGCCCACTCACACAGAAGGAGGGGCCAAATTCATTTTTGATTGTTACACGGGTTCGGTAACTGTATTATGGTCCTGAAATTAAGCCGAACGCTGCGACGCAACACTATTTTCAGTCGGTTTACTTTTTAAAGTAAGCATTATAATAAAAGAAAGGCAATATAAAACTGCTAGGTAACCCATCGCTACTGTCATATCATACTTTTGCAAAATATACCCAACCAGGATTGGAGATAAACCTCCTAAAGCCCTGCCAAAGTTGAAAATTGCATTTGTTGCCGTACTGCGAATTTGAACTGGGTAAAAATTGCTAATTAAGGCTCCATATCCGGCGAACATTCCATTTGCAAAGAATCCTACAATGGCTCCACCAATCAGCACGCCCGCATTTCCTTCCGCATAAGCGTATAAAAATACAGCTGCTGCAGATGCAAGAAGGAACACCCCATAGGAACGTTTTGCCCCAAATCGATCCATAAACCGTCCAAAGGTTAGCATACCAATAATCATTCCAACTGCAGTAGCAATTGTCCAAATCGCGGAGCTTGAAACGGATAATCCCTGTGATTGTTGCAGCATGGATGGCAACCAAATCATCAAACCATTATAACCTGCAATCTGAACAGTTGCCATGAATGCTAAAGAAATGGTGGTCGCTGTAGCTCTAGGTGTATCAAATAACTGGATTAACCTGCCTTTTTCTTTCACGTTGACCAACTTTTTTTGTTGTTGAGCAGATACCCATTCTGGTGATTCGTCTAAATTTCTTCGCACAATAAATGCAAAAATTACCGGTATTAATCCAACAAAAAACAATGCTCTCCATCCAAAGAATGGAAGGATCATAGCGCTTAGCAGTGCCGCGAGAATGACACCATATTGAGCACCTAGACTCACATACGAAGATGCTCTGCCTTGTTTATTCTTGGGCCAAGCCTCTGCAACCAATGCCATGCCAATTCCGTATTCTCCACCAGCACCAAGACCTGCTATAAATCGATAAACGTAAACCTGTTCAATGTTTGTCGCAAGCCCAGTTAAAGCAGTACCGATCGCGAAAAGTAAAATACTGTACGTGAAAATTCGTACTCGGCCGAATTTATCTGCTAGAATGCCAAAAATCACTCCTCCAGCAAGCATTCCGATATTTGTAATAGAAGATATAAATCCGCCTGTTGCTAAATCGATATTAAAATGTGCAATAATCATGGACATGGCAAATGAGATAAACATAATATCCATGCCCTCTAATGTTAAACCTGCCACAGATGCCACTACTGTTTTCTTCTGATAATCCATACGTTCCCCTCCTGATTTTTTAAATGTTGATCCTCGCTTTGAAGGGAATGGGTTATAAACTTGTCTACCATTCTCTATCCAACCCACACAGTACTAGTTAATAGAGTTCATAATAAACCTTTTTGTCAACATGCAGACACAAGAAATGCCCTTTTGTCATAGAGGACAAAAGGGCATAAATATCCGTAGATATACCATTATCAATGTTTAGCTTATACCACCCTTTTCAGCCTCTCTGGACCGTATTAAAGGAATTATTCAATTAAAATTATAGTAGCATGACAGGAAGAAGGTTTCAATGGAAAATTCCTGCAATAACTATTTTATTACAATACAAAAAGATGTAATTCCAGATAAGCGCCCGATTTAGTGCTCTTACAATGTAGTAATAATTGATTCTTCCTGCCAAATTACTTTCTGCATATATTTCCGGTTTCTTTTAATTACTTTAGCTAGATTAGGCTATGTTAATCACTCACACGAACATCATACTTCCTTAACCAATAATCAATTTGACATAAATGAGCTATCAGCTGCGGACCCTTCATCAATTGGCCATACCATGGTTCCGTAAACTCTGTACCTTCACTTTTAACAATTGCCTCTACTCGGTCCCGTCTAAGAAAGTTAAATAATGGAGAATTACCGTCTGCCAAAATCTCCTTCATCCAATTCACTACCTGCAGCGTGTATTCTGGTTGAAACGTTTTTGGATAGGGGCTTTTCTTTCGATATAAGACATCCTCCGGCAATAGACCCTCAAGTGCTTTTCGTAATATACCTTTCTCTCTGCCTTGAAATAGTTTCATATCCCATGGAATATTCCAAACATATTCAACTAATTGATGGTCTGCAAAGGGAACCCTAACCTCGAGACTTGCCCCCATACTCATTCGATCCTTACGATCAAGCAGCTGTGCCATAAACCATTGCATATTCACGTAAAAGAGTTCACGGCGTCTGGCATCTAATGTATTTTCACCTTCCAACCGTGGCGTCTCGTCAACGGTTTGTTTATATCGATTGTGAACATACTCTTTTAAATTCAGCTTTTTTTGCCATTCAGGATGAAGCAAATCAATTCTAGAATCCAATGATGTCATCCACGGAAACCCTTCCCCTTTTGACGCGGCCGGATCGTGGAACCACGGATAGCCGCCAAATATTTCATCCGCACATTCTCCGGACAAACTGACGGTCGTTTGCTGCTTAATTCGACGACAAAACCATAGCAAGGAAGAGTCAATATCGGCCATCCCTGGTTGATCTCGCAAATCAACCGCCTCCTTAAGCAAATCCGCTAGTTCAAAACCTGTAATCACTTCATCATGGTGGTTTGTTCCAAAATGATCGACAACTTTTTCAATCCATGGCCGATCACTTGAGGGCTGGAATTTGCTTGCCTCAAAATATTGATCATTTCCTTCATAATCAACAGAAAAGGTGGATAATGTACCCCTGCCATTCTGTTTAAAATAATTGGATGCAATGGCCGTAATTGCACTCGAATCTAACCCACCTGATAAAAATGTGGACACTGGAACATCCGCCACTAATTGACGTTGAACAGCATCAACAAATAAGCTTCTTACTTTTTCTGCTGTGTCATCCAGGCTATCCGTATGCTTATAGCTTTTCACATTCCAGTACCGCCACTTTTTAAGTCCATCCTTTGCATAAACAAGCGCATGGGCCGGCCTTAATTCATTAATCCCCTTGAATATTCCATGGCCAGGGGTTCTGGATGGACCTAAACCGAATATCTCCGAAAGGCCACCCCGATCTACCTCTGCATGTACATTTTGATGCGCCAAAATTGCTTTTATTTCTGAGCCAAAAAGGAAGTGGCCATCGGATTCCATATAAAACAAGGGTTTAACACCGAGCCGATCCCTCGCCATAAATAATTGCTCCTTCTCTTGATCCCAAACACCAAATGCATAAATGCCATTTAAATACTGAACACATTTTTCCTTCCATTCAATATAAGCTGTCAGTAATACTTCTGTATCGGATGTTGTTACAAATTGATATCCCCTATTAAGCAAATCTCTACGTAAATCTTCCGTATTGTATAATTCTCCGTTATACACGAGTGTATATGTCACTCCATTATGATCCTTACTCATCGGCTGCCTTCCACCATCAAGATCGACAACCGCAAGCCTCTTATGACCGAAGGCAGCGTGTTGACTTATCCACACTTGCGTATCATCGGGACCCCTCAGCGACAACGTTTCTGTCATTTTTTTTACTATTGTATTTTCCGCTCGAACATCTTTCTGCCAATTAACAATCCCTGTAATGCCACACAAAACAACTCATCCTTTCGACGGGAAACTTTTCCGTGGTTATCCTATGCGAAAAAATGGGCAACTGTCACTTATAGAAAGATAATCTTCTTTTTCATACTATTGATGGTACTTGAATATCGTTATGGGCGCTTATTGTCCTATTATTGAAAAAAGAAGTCATCAACTTGTTAAGAACACTTTTCCTTTCCCCTTTTTGGAAAATTCAACAACACTAACAGCTTCTTTTACGTGTAACAAATCGTAGTGAGAATTCATCTTCATGAGTCTTAATTGGTTATCATTTATTAATGTTATAATCGTATTGAAAGCGTCCTGCCATTTCTCTGTTGAGACATTCTTATTCCAATTCCGCAAATGAAATATAGTAGCATTTACTTTTGCTTTTTTTATAATGTCTGACCAGTTTACCTGTACTCCTGACAAAAGACCGATCGTTAAAAAATTCCCATTAGGATGGACACAAAATGCTAATTCGTTTCCAGCTGACCCTCCAACGGAATCAATAGCAGCATCTGCCCCCATTCCATTCGTTAATTCCATAACCGTTTCATAGAGTAGATTTTCGGAAGTATCAATTACAAAAGAAGCACCTAAATGCAGTAACTCCTCTGTATATTTATTATTTCTAGTAATCGCAATCAATTTAAATCCTAAAACCTTCGATAATTGAGCAAAAATGTGACCAATAGCAGATCCGCATGCATTAAGCAATAGAACATCATTCGGTCTTAATTTTAAAGCTTCCGTACAAGTCACCCAAGCTGTTATTGGATTGATATACATCTGTGATGCCGTAAAATCACTAATAGAATCCGGTATAGAAACTGTATATTCTGCTGATGTTTTAACAAATTCTTGCCATGTGCCTTCTCCCCGCAAAGGTAAAACACGTTTACCAATAAGATTTTGGGGCACTAAGGGACCTACATCTTCTACAATACCCACTCCCTCATAACCAGGTATATTAGGTAAAGAAATCCGATGAGCGTACGATCCTTTAATCGGTATTAAATCAGAAGGATTTATCGGTCGTGCTACCATTCGAACAAGGACTTCATTACCTTTTGGTGGATCAATGGTTT
This Virgibacillus phasianinus DNA region includes the following protein-coding sequences:
- a CDS encoding PF20097 family protein yields the protein MNDTIRCPECNNEVKQGYIFSSRRICWSESADSVFATYGSEELTNDAIFKINKIPAFRCEKCNLVIFKHK
- a CDS encoding GNAT family N-acetyltransferase encodes the protein MDISIEKLHEADFEQLFEFELENRAYFEEMVPSRGNVYYNFDIFRKRNKALLDEQSQGLSHFYLIKNIDGLILGRMNLVDIEKSQGSGHIGYRVGKSHTGKGVAKKALGLLLETFTDLDLKQVKAKTTTNNIASKKVLEKNGFEQTESNGEEFEINGQVLKFVNYLWTNKILPQ
- a CDS encoding ClbS/DfsB family four-helix bundle protein — protein: MTKKYYKWTKTSNLYSYFAANTSKHYIWAIKNVKILQRL
- a CDS encoding DUF4188 domain-containing protein, with amino-acid sequence MGKQVFTGRYTTENDNDIVVFIIGMRINKWLAIHKWFPVFTAMPPMIKELYTYQDELGFLSMESFFGLKTTVMIQYWRSMEDLLAYAREEKHLTAWRDFNRKVGNNKAVGIYHESYQIKKKNYESVYGNMPLYGLAKALPQIPITNDSNGARKRLKDVTKRSK
- a CDS encoding DUF3888 domain-containing protein; translation: MKKIVIAICLTLGISITLHPFCSLAENINTDKPSKALLYHDIVISMLLPKIQNKINEFYSAILTRYPNVYPYMVYVENIKRLDNFRGFIFSITVKVNPVVGPHISVGTDKMTFKIDGSRVRLTKFNHIKTEKLPPHWQHIVR
- a CDS encoding MFS transporter, with protein sequence MDYQKKTVVASVAGLTLEGMDIMFISFAMSMIIAHFNIDLATGGFISSITNIGMLAGGVIFGILADKFGRVRIFTYSILLFAIGTALTGLATNIEQVYVYRFIAGLGAGGEYGIGMALVAEAWPKNKQGRASSYVSLGAQYGVILAALLSAMILPFFGWRALFFVGLIPVIFAFIVRRNLDESPEWVSAQQQKKLVNVKEKGRLIQLFDTPRATATTISLAFMATVQIAGYNGLMIWLPSMLQQSQGLSVSSSAIWTIATAVGMIIGMLTFGRFMDRFGAKRSYGVFLLASAAAVFLYAYAEGNAGVLIGGAIVGFFANGMFAGYGALISNFYPVQIRSTATNAIFNFGRALGGLSPILVGYILQKYDMTVAMGYLAVLYCLSFIIMLTLKSKPTENSVASQRSA
- the asnB gene encoding asparagine synthase (glutamine-hydrolyzing); its protein translation is MCGITGIVNWQKDVRAENTIVKKMTETLSLRGPDDTQVWISQHAAFGHKRLAVVDLDGGRQPMSKDHNGVTYTLVYNGELYNTEDLRRDLLNRGYQFVTTSDTEVLLTAYIEWKEKCVQYLNGIYAFGVWDQEKEQLFMARDRLGVKPLFYMESDGHFLFGSEIKAILAHQNVHAEVDRGGLSEIFGLGPSRTPGHGIFKGINELRPAHALVYAKDGLKKWRYWNVKSYKHTDSLDDTAEKVRSLFVDAVQRQLVADVPVSTFLSGGLDSSAITAIASNYFKQNGRGTLSTFSVDYEGNDQYFEASKFQPSSDRPWIEKVVDHFGTNHHDEVITGFELADLLKEAVDLRDQPGMADIDSSLLWFCRRIKQQTTVSLSGECADEIFGGYPWFHDPAASKGEGFPWMTSLDSRIDLLHPEWQKKLNLKEYVHNRYKQTVDETPRLEGENTLDARRRELFYVNMQWFMAQLLDRKDRMSMGASLEVRVPFADHQLVEYVWNIPWDMKLFQGREKGILRKALEGLLPEDVLYRKKSPYPKTFQPEYTLQVVNWMKEILADGNSPLFNFLRRDRVEAIVKSEGTEFTEPWYGQLMKGPQLIAHLCQIDYWLRKYDVRVSD
- a CDS encoding zinc-dependent alcohol dehydrogenase family protein; the protein is MDAKCIKFHEFGSPKEVLNVKYKTIDPPKGNEVLVRMVARPINPSDLIPIKGSYAHRISLPNIPGYEGVGIVEDVGPLVPQNLIGKRVLPLRGEGTWQEFVKTSAEYTVSIPDSISDFTASQMYINPITAWVTCTEALKLRPNDVLLLNACGSAIGHIFAQLSKVLGFKLIAITRNNKYTEELLHLGASFVIDTSENLLYETVMELTNGMGADAAIDSVGGSAGNELAFCVHPNGNFLTIGLLSGVQVNWSDIIKKAKVNATIFHLRNWNKNVSTEKWQDAFNTIITLINDNQLRLMKMNSHYDLLHVKEAVSVVEFSKKGKGKVFLTS